The following are encoded together in the Lathyrus oleraceus cultivar Zhongwan6 chromosome 3, CAAS_Psat_ZW6_1.0, whole genome shotgun sequence genome:
- the LOC127132335 gene encoding transcription factor bHLH94, whose amino-acid sequence MSLEPTLLYPPPQQQDPFTYGFKELFNYNLLTDSEPNFNYNNFNLQNEQQHGFLNNQTENWSNYNSSPQMENQVKELNVVSNPSLDTSTPTRSRSKKRRVKTSKNKEEIENQRMTHIAVERNRRKQMNQYLSVLRSLMPQSYVQRVDQASIIGGAINFVKNLEQKLQFLGVEKEKEGEFDTIVGDKNKPFSEFFTFPQYSTSVCESSSETKMGGEVHQSSNTIADIEVTMVESHANLKIRSKKRPKQLLKMVSSLHGMCLTILHLNVTTSHEFVFYSLSVKVEDDCMFGSVDEIASAVYKMLERIQQESILN is encoded by the exons ATGTCACTAGAACCAACTCTACTATAtccaccaccacaacaacaagaCCCTTTTACCTACGGATTCAAAGAACTCTTCAACTACAACTTATTAACAGATTCTGAACCTAACTTTAACTACAATAACTTCAACCTTCAAAATGAACAACAACATGGTTTTCTCAACAACCAAACAGAGAATTGGAGTAACTACAATTCTTCACCACAAATGGAGAATCAAGTAAAAGAACTTAATGTGGTGTCAAATCCGTCTTTAGATACCTCAACTCCCACTCGTTCTCGTTCCAAGAAACGCAGAGTCAAAACAAGTAAGAATAAGGAAGAAATCGAGAACCAGAGAATGACTCACATTGCTGTAGAACGTAACAGGAGAAAACAAATGAATCAGTATCTATCTGTTCTGAGATCTCTCATGCCTCAATCTTACGTCCAAAGG GTTGATCAAGCATCTATAATTGGAGGAGCTATTAACTTTGTGAAGAATCTTGAACAAAAGCTACAATTTCTTGGTGTTGAGAAAGAAAAAGAGGGTGAATTTGATACTATTGTTGGAGATAAAAACAAACCCTTTTCTGAATTTTTCACCTTTCCACAATACTCAACAAGTGTTTGTGAGAGTTCTTCTGAGACAAAAATGGGTGGTGAAGTTCATCAATCTAGCAACACTATTGCTGACATTGAAGTGACAATGGTGGAAAGCCATGCAAATCTGAAAATAAGATCAAAGAAAAGACCAAAACAACTCTTGAAAATGGTTTCTAGTTTGCATGGAATGTGTCTCACAATCTTGCATCTTAACGTCACTACATCTCATGAATTTGTCTTCTATTCTCTCAGTGTTAAG GTGGAAGATGATTGCATGTTTGGATCAGTGGATGAGATAGCTTCAGCTGTATACAAAATGTTGGAAAGGATTCAACAAGAGTCAATATTGAATTAA